A stretch of DNA from Columba livia isolate bColLiv1 breed racing homer chromosome 11, bColLiv1.pat.W.v2, whole genome shotgun sequence:
AGCTTTGGGTACTTAATTtactaattaaaattatttactaaTTTCTGGTGTGATTTCAAGGCCTGCTGAATCAGTTTAATTTTACCATTGAGTTTAAGTCTTGCTCAAGCCTATTGCATCAGCTTCCTTACTGATGGAGCAGAACTTGAACAAGCTGTCGGTGGAAGCAGGGCAGGAGCGCGGGAAGGCTTTGCTGCCAGAGGAGATGTGGTCAGAGGCTTGAAAGCAGAGTGGCTTGTTTTAATTGATGTTTTGACTACGATGAACAGCTTGCCGGTGTGATGTTGCCCTCATTAAACTTTAACATCTCCCTGAGGGTGGTAAGGGATGTGACTATGTCTTCTTGCCTTTTGTTTAACCTCTTTGAAGATCTAGGAAATTTATAGGGCAGCAGCGTATGCCTTTGGGGTTATTCCCCTCACACCTGGTGTTGTGGGGAGGCAGCACCCAAGGTCTTGTCAGGACACTGTGGGTAACTCTCCTGGTTGTGCCAGGCTTACGCACCTTGTCTCAGGCTGATTCCTGGGATTTTGAGATGGCCTGGTAGGAATTCAATGACAAAAATCAAATTGGCAGGATACCCTCAGCAGAAACAGCAATGACGGCAGAATCCTCTACCAGAGCCCAACAATATTGTGTGAACACAGGAGAGCAGTTGAGCAGTGAAGCTTTGTCTGGAGAATTGCCTGAAATGGTCCAAGTGAAAGAACGCCTAACTAGTCTAAActgtctccagaaaaggagtTTGAGTGTGGCTAGGCTGACTTCACTGTTTGAGCAGAGGTATAACCACAGGCAAACAAAAGGTGCGCCGggtaaataaaaagaaaaaaaacctgtgtaGGCTAAAGTGATCTTGAGAACACTGATCTCCTTCCAGCGTAGGTGGAGGGACTCGAAGGATTTACTCAGAACAAGGGATCCAGGAGCCCACCCCAGCAGAAAACCTTAGTTAGGGAGAATATTTAACCATCAGAGTTCTAACTAATGGAGTTTCTTGGGGGAGTGGTGGGATGACCACTGCTCAGAAGCCTTGAGCATATCCCTCTGGTATGTTAGAGCGTGTGGTGCGTTGGGTGCTGTACTCGATAGCCCACTATTCCATGTTCCTGAACTACCTTTAAACAATGGGAAGAAATAGCAGAGTGTCTTTTTGGGGTTTCTGTGTATCCTTTAGCCTTAGATATTTCTGGTCTAGATTTTGAATAATGATGCAATTGAAGTAGCAAGTTACAAAACATGTCATAAGGTTGATGGGGTTGGGTCACCTAAAAATCCTTGTATTGTTATGACTAACTGTAAAATAAGAATACCACTAACAATCGTTACTGATGAAAACTTTTGATGCAGACCTGGCCTACTCATACCATTTCAGAGAGCAGAACATGCCCCTTTAAACTACATACTGCTCTTTAAAATCCCCAAATAAATAGTATCTTTCACCTTAATACCTCCCCAAAGGCTGTGGCATAGCAGAGAGCAGCGTTAGCACCTTTGTGGGTGTTGCTGCTTGGCTCCAAACAGCTTCCTGTGAGGTGAATATGGAAAGAAGGTGGTTGGTTGCTGTGAGTATGATCTTCGCACTCGAAATTGCTAGAAACTCAGCTGTGATTCCAAACTAGGGTTGCTTGAAAAAGATCAGATATTTAGAAGAGACGAAGGACCAAATGTATAGTAGCAAATGCTGGCATCATGCGCAGCTATATTTTTCccattactttttcttcaggaaatggGAAAAATTGCCAAAGACCACGGTATGCTAAGGCGGGGAttttcccctgctcccagctgttATTCTAGTCACGTCAGGTGCAGATAACCAACTCTGCTCCATTCCCCGTCAGATATTAGATGGTGTCGGGGAGATAGGTTAACATGTTTTGTCACTTCAACCGCTGCTGTGGAAGATAGCTGCTTGGAGGTCAGAGGTTTTTGGCAGTCTGTTTTTTCAAGAGCGTGCAGACCAAGCACTTCATCAGTTTTGTTCCTCAGGCCTCAGTTTTCTGGTGGGAAGGAGATGTTGGTGAGGCTGGTTTCTCCCCATCTCTCTGTTGGGCTGCTAGAACCATGCAGTGGGTTGTGCTGTCAGCTTCGTGAAGGAGCAGACAGTGGTTGAAGGTGGCCAATAACAAGGAAAATGGGAAacttctctcccctttcccacTTGTTCAGATTCCTGCAGGAGGGAATGAAAGGATCTCACATCATAGGGCATCGTAGCACCTCTGAAACATCCAATGGAGATGATCGGGCTTCACCAGGATACACAATATAACTGAAGGTTCCACTGGCTTTCACTAAGGCAGGCAAGTTTATTTAAGGTTCCGGAGAGAATCTTCGTATACTTTCACCCAGTCTCTCCTGCTGTTGGAGGAGCCACTGGGCTGCTGGTTTGATGGTTGGCACAGTGCTGCCTCTTGGCTCCGAGTGCGGGAAGGGCGATCCTGCCGATGCTGTCCAGGCATGCCGCCCCTCGGCGCTCCTCTGCGCTGCGGCAAAGGGAATCCACGGAGCAGGGTGCTCGCTGGCTACTTTTGGTGGGTGTGTTTGGAGATTAAAGGGCATCTTTCACAGAGCTTTGGTCTGCTGCCTCTCACTGTCTCTTTGAAGTTCGGTGCAGAACTGCGTCTCATTCTGACCTTCCCTGTCCTCtccgctgtccctgctgtgaaCTGGCCATGTGAACGTGTTTGGCAGGTGGTGGCTTAATCACCTGCCCATTTTAGGGTGACATGAAATGAGTCATTGGCTGCTGTGAACACCTGCAGTGGCCTGACCTTTCAACTGTGAAGGTCCTCTGAGAATCTACATAGCTTTCGAAATTTTTGTTGCGCTAGCCCTCTGCCTCTACCCAGCTTTACAGGATTGTCCTCAACTCTAACCATTGCTCTGTCTTTTCTGATTAGCTCGAAGTGAAGGTGGTCACTACTGAGAGAGCAAAGCATTTCTACAAAGCCGAGGAGATTCCTGTCACCCTCTACAGTGACGAAGATGAGTGGCGGGTGAGTTGTTCATCCTTTGGAGACTGCAAGGGCTTCTGTCCTGTCCCCACTAGCTACGTGTTTTGTAATTCAAGTAGTTTTATTATGCATTCATGCCTCCTGCTTCCAGAAGGCCAGCGGGtcatgcttcagaaaaaaaaaggcaggctCTCTGGGAGATTCACGTAGAGGAACAGAAGCGTTCCTCTAGGTTTCTTTGCAGGAgaccacatttatttattttttaatcctgGGCCAAGACTCGCTTCTTTGTTCTGGTAACGTATGCTTTAGGATACGGCTTTCAAAGAGCGTGGTTCCAACCGTGCtgcaaacaaggaagaaaagaaaggctgCCCTGGCTGCACAGCAGGATTTTGTCCATCCCCAGCAGACTTGCAGCAGGCAGTGAGGGTAGAAGTGGTCTCTCACCACGCTGGGCTCCGCCGCTATCCGCGGCTCTGAGAGAAGAATCAGGAAATGTCACGAAAAGCCACTGCAGAGTCGTGGTGAGGATGTTGGGTGCTTGTCATGAGTCACACTTGTCACCAAGTCAACAGCTTAATTCTGCTTAGCACGACGTATTCTGAAACTACGGACATCGCTGACGTTCACAAAACTACCCACACTGCTTTAAAGCACAGCCTGGTGTCTGACGGGGGTTTTTTGTGCCGGTGTCGCGGGGCAGAGGAAGGCCAGTACCTGGAGATGTTGTGCACCATTGTGATGGGTGGCTGGAAATTAGAAAGGTTCTCTTGGTGGAAGGGGTGTTTGCCTCAGAggtgtctgtgtctgtgctcTTGTGTCCACATGAAAGAGCCGTTCCAGCAAGGGATAGCTCAGTTGTCAGGgctgtgaattattttttcccttgattACAGTCTTGCTGACATGCTTTCAGAGTCCCTGGGTATGAAGAGGTTCATTGTATAAAcatcaacatttatttttctatacaTTTTGTGCCTACTTCACTGTACCAATCTGAGAACAAGGTGATCTACTCTTTACCACTACTCTTACCAATCCACTCACACATGAGCATCACTTTTATGAGGAGAGAGACATGCTAGTGGCAATGGCCAGGAAGCTTTCTGGCTGGTCTGGGAGACTGCTGGAGATCTACTGGGTCTCCAGCCACTTAATTCTGAGGAACCCTCTGTGGGGtgctggaagaggagcaggTTGGGATTTGAGGACTGCTGGCACGCTGGAAAGCAGGTGTGAAGCCCTTATAACACGCCGTTCTGACAGAGGGTGGGGAAATAAGCCCGCACAGCATTTGTTTGCGAGATATTTTCCTCTGAAGATAAAACTACAGTTTTCAGTGcttctagaaaaaaatagaagcgagtggaggagctgggaaaggTGTCAGGAACCAGCAGCTTTCCGGATGCTGTCTTTTTGTTGTGGTTTCCAGTGACTCAGAGAAGGAACAGTTTGTGGCCTTGGTGCACCTCTTGCTGGCCTGTGGTTGTGTGTGTCCTCTGAGGATTAAGCACCTGATGCTGTTTGCTGTTTCTCTTGACATTTTCCAAGTTAACTGTGCTCTTAAGAAAAGACCAGGGTTCCCTTGAGCATCTTAGAGCTCcactgaaaatagaaatattcaCTTAAGAGCCAAGAGAAGACCCCAGTTGGCTAAACCTCATCCAGCCCAGAAAAAGCCAACAGGACTGTTCCCTACTGTAGTTACGAGGGTTTACTTTGCTGCTGAGGAGTGTCCCTCCTAATTGGAAGTGGTTTTGCAGTTAGGGGTCTATACCTCGTTAAAAGGCAGAGAACAGCTTCACTTCAAAGAAATGTGAAGtttctaaatcccatgagttCCTCAGGAAACGTGACCACTGGTTTGGTCCTGTCTCGTTTCATTTGGCTGACAGGATGGAGCTCGTTTCCCTGCTGAGATATTCTACGTGTTGAGGGAGCGCTTATGAACAATTCTGAAGCTGGGGGATGATAAGAATGGGGAAAGATCTTTCCTGTGAGTTGAAGTCTGTGCTTGGTGGATATGTGAATTGTCTCTGTGGGGAAAGGATACCCTTTGTGGACAGCATATCGGTGCTGTCCGTTAGCTGCGCTTCCTAAACACGCAGATTTCTCTGGAGAAGGGGGAAAATCAGAAAAGTGAGCACTGTGGCTGCAGTCCCTGGTTCCCCTCGCTCTCAGATCTTGCTTGATGGGAGTGTAATTCTTTCCCCTGCGGTTTATATGGTGGTTACTAATGAGGGATTGATAAAGTTCCCGTTGTTCACAGTGTGCATTGCGAGGGTTCACTAATCCGCATCTGCTCTCACCCCCAGCTGTGGAACGGCCGTTCGGACCCAGTCCTGCACATCGAGCTCAGACGGTGGGCTGACCTTATGCTGGTGGCACCTCTTGATGCAAATACGCTGGCAAAGCTGGCGAACGGCATCTGTGACAACCTGTTGGTGAGTAACCGGAGAGTTCTCTCACCTCCCAGTGTCAGACTGTCTGACCTTTCTTTCATGGAAACTCTTGTGCTTCTGCAGCATCGAGAACATTCAGATTTGCACATTCTGCTCCCACTTCATACGCTTCTGTCTCTCTTCCTCTGGTATGGTCCCCTACTCCTTCTCaatcagtttttctttccttccccgaCCTACAGCCCTTTCCACTCCTCAGCTCCGTCACTCTCTCCCATTATTTCCTAGTCTCCGCtttgttcttttcctgctttttctgaCGGGtgctatttctctctttctacctcCCCTCTCTCTGtcatgcatgtgcacacacacacacgtgcgcATACACACTCGCACTCACTTTTGAGTTCCTCTCTGCATTTTTTAGATGTAATCTGGAAAGACACCTGTGAGATCAGATAATATTGTTTACTTCCTGCTACCTCACCTCCGCCCTCACCTCGCTGCATAGCACAGAAATTCAAACATGCTCACACTTACTTACTTTCCAGTTTCAGTTATGGGGGATTTTGCTTGTTCAGGCTTGTTTTTCTGGTATTAAAACTGCTCTGGCTCAAAGGCTGATCAGAAAGGGTACTAAAAGAGAATGTGCTTCTCTGTTGGGTGATGGGGACCTTCAGTGCGGCTGAATGCTTTGTGTCCAGCTATTAAGTCTTCATTAGAAGTCATAAGTATTAACTACTCAAAAGATCTGCcaggaagctgcagatctgcaaGTGTTTCTGTGGTGCATCACCCTTCTGTAATGCAGAGAGGCTAGAACTGGGAAGGGAGGCAAATGGGTGAACAAAATACACCCAGAGCAACAGCATCAGTGAGAAGCCAGAAGGAGCTGTGAGGGCAACAAGCAATGTCTTGTCCATCTGGGTCCCCTTGGTCCCATAGATGTGTGATGGTGGTAGCAGAGGGAGGAGTTCAGGAAGGATGTTAGGAACACATGGCTTCACACAAAATCCTGCCGGTCTTTTTGGTGAGCCATGTTGAGGGAAGAGCTCCAGCCAAGGAAAACAAGCGCTGGAGGTGCTGGTTGGCAAGTTAGAACAAATGCTAGCACACTTCCCAGTGCCGGGAAGGGTTCAGATCACAGGACATGAAAAAAGATGGGCAGAGTTCTCATAAATACTGTGTGGTCTGAGCAGAGACCCTGCACCAGGGACAGTTGCAACCTGAGAAGCTCCCTTTGCATGATTTAAATACTACTGGGCCTGGGGAAACTGATGGGCTTTGCACTAAGAGCAaccaatgtttttcttttgaaggagATGAGGTAACACTGAGTGATCTGGAACCTCTGATACCCTGTAGCTTGCAGGAGCTGCCAAGTGGTTCGTGGTCTGCCAGCATCTTCTGCAGCAGCCCAGATGTGTTCACGTTATCCTCTGTTGGGAGCCTGGAAGCAGCAGTACTTCCTTTGTGAGCAGTTACGGATCCAGTTGGcgtatcatttaaaaaaagactcACTTGCCAGCTTCTTCTGTTTAGCTCTACAACTGGCTTATCTGAAGCATTGCCTGAGGCCTTCTTTATAGCTGATATGTTCTGTGGCCACCCCTCAGTTGCTCTCGCTCTCCCACGTGGGCTAGCAGTTTGCACGTGGTGTATTCCAGCTTGGCTTGCTCCAGTGATGGCCCCAAGCCGGAGTAGGATGGGATCTATCCTCTTTGTAGCCTCCCTCCTCATTCTTGCCCATCACAGATGAGCTGTGCTGGAATATAATACAAGGCAGATCCGCAGGGCTGCTATTAATTTGTATTATATTCCAGCTGCACTGACAGATTGAGGCTTTTGGCTGACACGCGGGCTGGGAAAGCACTTCCGTGCAGCAAAGTGATGAGAAGGAATGAGGAGAGACAGCCCGTCCCAAAGCTAAACCTCTTGGCTTCTCTTGCAGACTTGTGTCATCCGCGCCTGGGATCTGAGCAAACCTCTGCTCTTCTGCCCAGCCATGAACACGGCCATGTGGGAACATCCCCTCACAGCtcagcaggtggagcagctgaAAGGCTTTGGCTACACAGAGATCCCCTGCGTGGTGAAGAAACTGGTGTGTGGAGATGAAGGTCAgtccttttgtccttttgcacaTTTTCTGACTGTTTTCCTGCACGAGTGCTGCTCTTCTCCTGAAGGAACGTGCGTTCTTTCGCCATGTGGTCTTCAAGATGTTGGACTGCAGGGAGCAGGGTCTCACTGCCAGGGTTTGTAGAAACAACCTGAAGCTTTGCCTTGTGCTAGCTGCTATCTATTATTCTTGTTCATTCATTTCTACGCAGTCTTAAGAGACCGTGCAAGCCAGGCTTTCAAACGAGACGTTAGATAGGCCTGATATTTAAAAGGAATGCTCTTTCAGGAAGAGAGGAGATCAAAGAAAAGGCAGGCTTTGCGGTAAGCGTTATCAGCCTGGGATTTGGGTGTCCTTACCTTGCCCTCTGCTGTGACTGGGGGCTGTTTGCATCATGCCTCAGTTCCTCATGCCTGCTCATGGGGATAATATCTTAGACCCGAGAGCAGGCAGTGAGAAAAAGGGCTTTGCAGACATGGCTGAGCGTGTAGCTGGATGTGCATTTaacatttgttgttgtttgttgccTGGGttacttttcagcttctcaatGGAGTTCTGATTTGGGGTTTTGACATCAGACTTGCCTGTGAAGTGAAGGAGGGGGGTAGAGAAAGTTGTCATGCTCAGTTTAACTTGCAGTGCTAAGAAGTACTACTAAAATGGACTCATTCATATTTTAAGAGCTGCTTTAACCGGAGGTATTTTGACTTTTGGGATGTTTTGAGAAGGTTTTTTCTACAAGGAATTTGATCGAATGGATTTGCTTTTTGTCAAAATTTTCCTAGATAAATTGTCAAATGTCCCCCAGTTCTGGCCATAACAGTAAATGTGCTATTACCTTCACACTTTtgttgaacaaccccaactctagCAGGATTTTAACTGCTCTGTCAGGTAGTTCAATGCACAGCCTGTAGTGAAGACAAGATGTTAAAATATTCTTGATGGTTAAATTCTAGGGCTGGCTCAGTTTCTGAATTCTTAGGAAGATGCAGTGCTCCTGGAGAATGTTTTTTTTGGAGCTGAAGACCAAGAAATATTTACAGTTAGGTAAGTGTAGTCAAGTAACTCAGGCATCAGTTGAAATATCCCGAACAATTATGCGTCAGCTGGGATTTTAGACCTGATTATATCAAATTTCTTATGTACTTGTAATAATGTTAAGGGAAAACGCCCAAAAGAGGTCATTCTGCACAGACATCTTGGCAGAAGTGGAAAAGCCATCTGGCATAGcttttttttatcctttattTTGTTCCCTTCATCTTTTTTAGTCCATATCTAGGATCATTATTGCTGCAGTGAGCAGCTGAGTTGCCTCCTCATGGGTCATGCACTTATTCCTTCAGGTTCATGCACCTGCGGCAGAGCTGTGGTGTTGTCATCCCCGTTTCACAGACGGGGATCTAGGCTGCGAAAGGGCCACATGAGTTGACTCACCAGCATGGATGGATGTCGAGTTGGATGGTGAACGCGATTTCCAccttctgctgctctgccctgcgcTGCCCTGCCCCTCTCCTGGGGGCTGCTGCCCTTGTGACAGGGGGGTGTGAGCCGCGTGAGGCAGCACGTGAATTGCTGTGGTTTGCAGCTCAAAGTGGCAAAGTAAACTGGTGTTTATTGGGAGTGACCTCATTCCGCCGCCGGTTATTTGGGAGCTGTTTCAGGTATGCTTCAGTTGTCTCTACTGTGAGAATAAGCTCCTGAAGGAGTGTGTAGAAGGATGGTATAGACAGCTGGGGCAGCCGTAGCCATGTCTGACTCGACTCCGCTTGTGTTTGTGAGTCAACTCACAACAAGATTTTCCTGTTGGCAAGCTCCAGGACTTTCCTGGTGGTAGGTAGGAAAATCATGGCAAagcatccctgtgttatcaacgcTGTTtgcagcacaaatccaaaacacagtcCCACACCAGctactgggaagaaaattatcccagccaaaaccagcacaacagtAGTGGACTCCACGTCTCTGAAGACACAAGATGGTTTCCACCATGGACTTTTTTCcactcttcctctcttttttcagGCCTTTCATCTCAAAGCCTCCTCTTCCACACTAATTTCAGTTTTGCGGGTTTCATCCACAAAGGAGTTTGCCCAGTGGGTAGCAAAGCTCACGCATCTGGTGCAGAAGAAAGGAGATTCAGTTTGCATCAGTTTTGTCTGTTGATACTGTGGTTTATCTTGCTGTATAAGACGTTCATCTTCATCCACTCGTGTGGCTGGTGTCACCTGAAATGGGCCAGATCCTGACTGCCACCGAATTTCTGCATTACAAGCTTTacctggtttatttttcttctatagtAAATGGGTGGGTTTTAGACATAGAGTCCAGCTAAAAGTGAGTTACAATAACAAATTAAATCAAGTCGCCATTCAAAATGTTTCCTTGATTGGATAGTTAAGTGTAACTTGCTGGCTATTGGCCTTGATAATGTCCATGTTGAGAGGTTAATGGGCCTGTAGcaatttgcttttgcaaaaacGTTTC
This window harbors:
- the PPCDC gene encoding phosphopantothenoylcysteine decarboxylase, which translates into the protein MEPFSPPEPEFPAKKSSSAPQEKYRVLVGVTGSVAALKLPLLVTELLKIPRLEVKVVTTERAKHFYKAEEIPVTLYSDEDEWRLWNGRSDPVLHIELRRWADLMLVAPLDANTLAKLANGICDNLLTCVIRAWDLSKPLLFCPAMNTAMWEHPLTAQQVEQLKGFGYTEIPCVVKKLVCGDEGRGAMAEVGTIVESVKKILGERDLPAQN